A window of the Chaetodon trifascialis isolate fChaTrf1 chromosome 9, fChaTrf1.hap1, whole genome shotgun sequence genome harbors these coding sequences:
- the LOC139336461 gene encoding neurofilament heavy polypeptide-like has protein sequence MLMLIVASQTALAQPDSNGLSNQSKSVPALDPGRGLFRAKSPMSVSTGGSVARVRSPSPPNVRTPVKVPERFTSPEPPAKMAEHLRSPEPRQAALSPEPKVINSEREQNGLLGKSVVNGAAEDIKLPGNSTNQIDTTNDQNLPRKKVVKVVRRVVRKVLPTEEDRAPVSTKLSDQAPETAKPDAEPVKAVSAPASVSKPPVMSGFSFKHDVIKTEDKDDISRGLTNFIIRGRTRESRPRICRDEQPEKIESEKKNEKKEEKVELKEKKEQRKEDKTTLEPPDINHKSTGSDIVIQDVKPPVAFEHTAPASSKSSHSRPSSLPPVVGFIPAPKPSLLSPPPGFIPAPKPTAARKPTHANPPSTTQVAQKSFSLSPSSRFNPGSKPSPLTTPVNPDPPLPIPGQLSPPPGINPIQQPAVSQQEVQCPHLACMVNIWGIGGTAQSHRGGSETPDEDLQCPCKSLCFPSSYY, from the exons CCAGACAGTAATGGGCTGTCCAACCAGTCCAAGTCAGTTCCAGCTTTAGACCCTGGCAGGGGGTTATTCCGGGCAAAAAGTCCCATGTCAGTTTCCACTGGTGGGTCGGTAGCCCGGGTCAGGAGTCCCTCCCCACCTAACGTCAGGACACCTGTTAAAGTTCCAGAGCGCTTCACCAGCCCTGAGCCACCAGCAAAGATGGCAGAGCATCTTAGGAGTCCTGAGCCACGACAAGCTGCTCTGAGCCCCGAGCCTAAAGTTATTAATAGTGAGCGGGAGCAAAATGGCCTACTGGGCAAAAGTGTGGTCAATGGTGCAGCCGAAGATATCAAACTTCCAGGCAACAGCACCAACCAGATAGATACTACAAATGACCAGAATCTGCCACGCAAGAAAGTAGTGAAAGTGGTCCGTCGTGTTGTCCGAAAAGTCCTgcccacagaagaagacagggCCCCTGTGTCAACGAAATTATCAGACCAAGCTCCAGAAACAGCCAAGCCTGATGCTGAACCAGTTAAAGCAGTGTCAGCACCAGCTTCAGTTTCTAAGCCCCCTGTGATGTCAGGGTTCTCTTTTAAACATGATGTCAtcaaaacagaagacaaagatgACATTTCCCGAGGATTGACAAACTTCATCATCAGAGGCAGGACAAGGGAGTCCCGTCCACGAATATGCAGGGATGAACAACCAGAGAAAATAGagtcagagaagaaaaatgagaagaaagaggaaaaagttgagctaaaggagaagaaagagcagaggaaagaggataAAACTACCCTTGAGCCACCAGACATCAATCACAAATCTACAGGCTCTGATATAGTTATACAGGATGTCAAACCCCCTGTGGCTTTTGAGCACACAGCTCCAGCTTCTTCCAAATCATCTCATTCCAGACCTTCATCTCTCCCACCGGTTGTTGGCTTTATTCCGGCTCCCAAGCCCTCGCTCTTGTCTCCACCTCCTGGCTTCATCCCTGCACCCAAACCAACTGCTGCCAGAAAACCCACCCATGCAAATCCTCCGTCTACCACCCAAGTGGCCCAAaaatctttctccctctctccttcgtcaCGTTTCAACCCAGGTTCTAAACCCTCTCCACTTACAACTCCTGTGAACCCTGATCCTCCTCTCCCTATTCCTGGTCAACTGTCTCCCCCTCCAGGAATCAATCCCATTCAACaacctgctgtcagtcagcaagAGGTACAGTGTCCACACCTAGCATGTATGGTCAACATTTGGGGCATTG GAGGCACCGCTCAGTCCCACCGAGGAGGCTCAGAGACGCCTGATGAGGATCTTCAGTGCCCCTGTAAATCGCTTTGCTTCCCATCTTCGTATTATTGA